In Hydractinia symbiolongicarpus strain clone_291-10 chromosome 15, HSymV2.1, whole genome shotgun sequence, one DNA window encodes the following:
- the LOC130629300 gene encoding uncharacterized protein LOC130629300 — protein MSPEVRPLIQHQNTTPTHTPPNSLKRKHVSPVRQTPSGSQNAGGSSGNDPFPMSTGKFQKRVLYLLTDIRNLLGRQNEKAAEPDTAQPQEPFELLKSVQELIEFEETLKDKSNYDRLLSQLSRVGGSKIRENVKNVLLK, from the exons ATGTCACCAGAAGTCAGACCATTGATACAACATCAAAACACAACACCAACACATACACCACCAAATAGTTTAAAGAGGAAGCATGTCAGTCCAGTAAGACAAACACCATCTGGATCACAGAATGCAGGTGGAAGTTCTGGAAACGATCCCTTTCCTATGTCGACAGGAA AGTTTCAGAAGAGGGTATTGTATCTCCTAACCGATATCAGGAATTTGTTGGGAAGACAAAATGAAAAAGCAGCAGAGCCGGACACAGCTCAACCACAGGAGCCATTTGAACTGCTAAAGAGTGTTCAAGAGCTAATAGAGTTTGAGGAGACATTAAAAGACAAGTCAAACTATGATAGATTG CTATCCCAGTTATCAAGAGTTGGTGGctcaaaaattcgcgaaaatgtgaaaaatgttctGTTAAAGTGA
- the LOC130628634 gene encoding G-protein coupled receptor family C group 6 member A-like, which translates to MIFHALCLLSYVTPSDVLPVIIQPGDIYIIGIYSITFKNQAGHAYDKAALFNHLVVKDILQDENEVLTMVALSQNSTKMQVGYMAYNVAGNQTKLAEIMASILLDKQFRIEHKLGLNKNQTCNCDSSASIYNIVAVISLVSSQLNKLVSELLVPYKILLLGYKDKFSTFERYSQEFPLFLLMEKHYDQALSFIHMINHFQWEKVALVSVVSETEESNEQIDNVIKLLSQNYRRICFVVEQIPMSKMDSLMSKLQNTTNIDIVYMIGNGLDTFTFLYELDKRKIYGKTLFVAGSYMLTTAFLSFISNRITRGLYFTRMDMQKHYGHGDVNIFDDIWVQHLVRRQNIEKRSLAAYSKTENLTAPSFLQEFLREILFQVWTKGPNISDIQNGTNLFVQSNKHFGNPYIMTNIKSPNQKAIFSTLDIPDDLMWPGEYKYPPSSKCMTTECSPGTEPRIGDVHKNNTYWQKERKWLCVPCKTNYVKISYGLTKCRKCIGEYVSNRERTKCVDPYEDFYLKSEDTIMIWIYSLCCIECCLLLFMAVLFSFYQHTPVIRASDYKMTMLQLAVYFLISILSITFFVGQPKLFTCRYRSLIVGLLLTCAASITLVKTQRAFYLFKLRRRMTKDEVRMTKAGCWLVIVLFCSIELVIGFVHLLHETISVHEKLERNSMRRNIYCSSEKHLQVQIGLALITSLLCVIQGFRARHLPENFNETKYITFSTFTSTLILLTLFPLHYSQQDNRGKTVVNVFVLLVTNLVCFCIMHVKKVVVLLIYPSQNTIQAFQESRIQAVKDQVHEEININ; encoded by the coding sequence ATGATTTTTCACGCACTTTGTTTACTGTCTTATGTCACGCCTTCTGATGTCCTTCCCGTGATCATCCAGCCTGGTGACATATACATAATCGGTATTTATTCTATCACTTTCAAAAACCAAGCTGGCCATGCATACGATAAAGCAGCTTTATTTAATCATTTAGTagtaaaagacatattacaagATGAAAACGAAGTTCTTACTATGGTTGCACTTAGTCAGAATAGTACGAAAATGCAAGTCGGATATATGGCTTACAACGTAGCTGGCAATCAAACGAAATTGGCCGAAATAATGGCATCAATCTTACTTGATAAACAATTTCGGATTGAACATAAacttggtttaaataaaaatcaaacTTGTAATTGTGATAGCTCAGCTTCAATATATAACATCGTTGCAGTAATTAGCCTCGTTTCTTCTCAATTAAACAAACTTGTTTCAGAGCTTTTAGTTCCCTACAAAATATTATTACTGGGTTATAAAGACAAATTCAGTACATTTGAAAGGTATTCGCAAGAATTTCCTTTGTTCCTTTTAATGGAAAAACATTACGATCAAGCTTTGAGCTTTATACATATGATAAACCATTTTCAATGGGAAAAAGTTGCATTGGTATCCGTTGTAAGCGAAACAGAAGAGTCAAATGAACAAATCGACAACGTCATCAAGTTACTGTCGCAAAATTATCGCCGTATTTGCTTTGTAGTGGAGCAGATTCCTATGAGCAAAATGGACAGTTTAAtgagtaaattacagaacactACGAATATTGACATAGTGTATATGATAGGAAACGGACTTGATACTTTTACCTTTCTATACGAACTAGACAAGCGAAAAATATATGGTAAAACTTTGTTTGTTGCTGGATCGTATATGCTGACTACAGCATTTTTAAGCTTTATCTCAAATAGAATTACTCGTGGTCTGTATTTTACCAGGATGGATATGCAAAAGCATTACGGACATGGCGATGTAAACATCTTCGACGATATTTGGGTACAACATTTAGTAAGgagacaaaatatagaaaaacgaAGTTTGGCAGCATATTCTAAAACTGAGAATTTAACGGCGCCGAGTTTTTTACAAGAGTTTTTACGAGAAATATTGTTTCAAGTGTGGACGAAGGGACCAAATATAAGCGATATTCAAAATGGCACAAACCTATTTGTGCAATCAAACAAGCATTTTGGGAATCCCTATATTATGACTAACATTAAGTCACCCAATCAGAAAGCCATATTTAGTACTTTAGACATCCCAGATGACTTAATGTGGCCAGGTGAGTATAAGTATCCACCAAGTTCGAAATGTATGACTACAGAATGCTCACCTGGTACAGAGCCCCGAATAGGTGACGTCCATAAGAATAACACTTATTGGCAAAAGGAACGAAAGTGGTTATGCGTGCCATGTAAAACAAATTATGTGAAAATTTCATATGGACTAACAAAATGCAGAAAGTGCATAGGTGAATATGTTTCAAATAGGGAAAGAACTAAATGCGTTGATCCGTATGAAGATTTCTATTTGAAAAGCGAAGACACAATTATGATTTGGATATATTCTCTTTGCTGTATAGAATGTTGTCTTCTTCTTTTTATGGCTGTGCTATTCAGCTTCTATCAGCACACTCCTGTCATTCGTGCATCAGACTACAAAATGACCATGCTACAACTTGCGGTGTATTTTCTCATAAGTATTCTGTCAATTACGTTTTTTGTTGGTCAGCCAAAGCTGTTCACCTGCAGGTATCGATCGCTTATAGTTGGATTGCTTTTGACATGCGCAGCAAGTATAACATTGGTTAAAACACAGAGAGCTTTTTATCTCTTTAAACTAAGACGAAGAATGACAAAAGACGAAGTCAGAATGACCAAAGCTGGATGCTGGCTTGTGATTGTGCTCTTCTGCAGCATCGAGCTTGTCATCGGTTTTGTGCATCTCCTTCATGAGACCATAAGCGTACACGAAAAGTTAGAAAGAAATTCAATGAGAAGAAACATTTACTGTTCGAGCGAAAAGCACCTTCAAGTTCAGATCGGGCTGGCATTAATAACATCTTTGCTTTGTGTTATTCAAGGATTTCGAGCAAGGCATCTCCCAGAAAACTTCAATGAAACAAAGTACATCACCTTTTCAACTTTTACGTCTACTTTAATCTTACTCACTCTTTTCCCTTTGCATTACAGCCAACAGGACAATCGAGGCAAGACAGTTGTGAACGTTTTTGTCTTGCTTGTTACAAATTTAGTGTGTTTTTGTATCATGCATGTGAAAAAAGTTGTGGTTCTTCTTATCTATCCCAGTCAGAACACCATACAGGCATTTCAAGAAAGTCGTATTCAAGCCGTCAAGGATCAAGTTCATGAAGAGATAAACATAAATTGA
- the LOC130629299 gene encoding protein ANKUB1-like isoform X1, which yields MVLEPNRTVLVETLKYTKLCSYSCQKGLKFCLWFIMKITALYKRHTFPITIDPTDTFKIIRRKIRIEICNTINLSHKWELRLYLHGVLMPDNIVANDIGLKSGDRLHCRFKEKISSELLVLVKYDKRTVELREKICFETSTVEHLRVLLQNKLGIPVSLFRLVQVKESVLNLKEHRRELFDIHTLKHYDITEGDIIHLEVWKNTKSFLIGALKGDIIQTLNSIPSYYDNSDLNRYLLRVALFIAAHKNFAKLAVQIMQRGIRCEEAVGEHPSRQWCVRQSHPEVHKTAVHQAAEQGSLDCLQLFLRHSPASVIKQDGYKLTPSNLASLHRKMECWKLLISSQFMYYKIRGIRLTVYARIMQWCYKARERIMCFKGQPLFLQSNLKNPNRVVLGNALTVNGVECDSFDSMCDDCTKLPAKVNKKSRDTHVPVVKRSEEMLKFPSRKISVRQFNLNKSLRISSPPIKSDQWKVPITAKIVRNEHSSKSIQPKKEGIPILFSALHDSKLYANSPKFNTFPEHAGNRIHSKKSILKSSSKCRSQTEDLLLRTTGLSSRDIAQQCLKLGLLFEKRGWWTQMDVAMRSSKNIIQRREEGKNYFN from the exons atggtTCTAGAACCAAACAGGACAGTTTTAGTAGAAactctaaagtatacaaaactATGTAGCTACTCATGTCAAAAAGGATTAAA attttgtcTCTGGTTTATAATGAAGATTACAGCATTGTATAAACGCCACACATTTCCGATAACCATTGATCCAACAGACACCTTTAAAATTATAAGGCGCAAAATACGCATTGAAATATGCAACACGATAAATCTTTCGCACAAATGGGAGCTAAGGCTCTATTTGCACGGTGTTTTGATGCCTGATAACATTGTTGCCAATGATATCGGATTAAAATCAGGTGATAGGTTACACTGTCgtttcaaagaaaaaataagcaGCGAGTTGCTAGTGCTTGTGAAATATGATAAGCGAACTGTGGAGTTGCgagaaaaaatatgcttcgaaACAAGCACGGTGGAGCATCTACGTGTTCTTTTACAGAACAAGTTAGGCATTCCAGTAAGTCTATTCCGTTTAGTACAAGTAAAAGAAAGTGTTCTTAATTTAAAAGAGCATAGAAGAGAACTCTTTGATATTCATACACTGAAGCATTACGATATAACTGAAGGTGATATTATACATTTGGAGGTGTGGAAGAACACTAAAAGCTTTCTGATTGGTGCATTAAAAGGGGATATTATACAAACATTGAATAGCATTCCTAGTTACTACGATAACTCAGATTTAAACAGATATCTACTCAGAGTAGCATTGTTCATAGCAGCTCACAAAAATTTCGCGAAGTTGGCAGTTCAAATCATGCAGCGTGGCATAAG ATGCGAAGAAGCAGTGGGAGAGCATCCCTCCAGACAATGGTGTGTGCGACAGTCTCATCCTGAGGTGCATAAAACTGCAGTGCATCAAGCAGCTGAACAAGGGAGTTTGGACTGTTTACAACTTTTCCTACGCCATAGCCCAGCGTCCGTAATAAAACAAGATGGTTACAAGTTAACTCCGTCTAACTTAGCGTCACTTCATCGTAAAATGGAATGCTGGAAACTTCTGATCAGTTCACAGTTCATGTACTACAAAATCAGAGGAATCCGGTTAACAGTGTATGCCAGAATTATGCAGTGGTGCTACAAAGCACGAGAAAGAATTATGTGTTTTAAGGGCCAACCTTTATTTTTGCAGTCAAATCTCAAGAATCCAAATCGTGTTGTCTTAGGAAATGCTTTAACGGTTAATGGTGTGGAATGTGATAGTTTTGACAGTATGTGTGACGACTGTACAAAATTGCCTGCTAAAGTCAACAAGAAATCACGTGACACACACGTACCAGTTGTAAAGAGAAGTGAGGAAATGCTCAAATTTCCTTCTAGGAAAATATCTGTCCGGCAATTCAATTTAAACAAGTCTTTAAGGATATCCTCACCGCCTATCAAGTCAGATCAATGGAAGGTTCCAATTACAGCTAAAATAGTTAGAAATGAACACAGCAGTAAAAGCATCCAGCCTAAAAAAGAGGGAATACCAATCTTATTCTCCGCTCTGCATGATTCTAAATTGTATGCGAATTCTCCAAAGTTCAATACTTTTCCAGAACACGCCGGCAATCGTATTCATTCTAAGAAGAGCATTTTGAAATCATCCTCAAAATGTAGGAGCCAAACTGAAGATTTACTTTTACGCACTACCGGATTGTCTTCACGCGACATAGCACAACAGTGTTTAAAGCTTGGTCTCTTGTTTGAGAAAAGAGGATGGTGGACGCAAATGGATGTTGCTATGAGAAGCAGCAAAAACATAATTCAAAGAAGAGAAGAaggaaaaaactattttaattaa
- the LOC130629299 gene encoding protein ANKUB1-like isoform X2 — translation MKITALYKRHTFPITIDPTDTFKIIRRKIRIEICNTINLSHKWELRLYLHGVLMPDNIVANDIGLKSGDRLHCRFKEKISSELLVLVKYDKRTVELREKICFETSTVEHLRVLLQNKLGIPVSLFRLVQVKESVLNLKEHRRELFDIHTLKHYDITEGDIIHLEVWKNTKSFLIGALKGDIIQTLNSIPSYYDNSDLNRYLLRVALFIAAHKNFAKLAVQIMQRGIRCEEAVGEHPSRQWCVRQSHPEVHKTAVHQAAEQGSLDCLQLFLRHSPASVIKQDGYKLTPSNLASLHRKMECWKLLISSQFMYYKIRGIRLTVYARIMQWCYKARERIMCFKGQPLFLQSNLKNPNRVVLGNALTVNGVECDSFDSMCDDCTKLPAKVNKKSRDTHVPVVKRSEEMLKFPSRKISVRQFNLNKSLRISSPPIKSDQWKVPITAKIVRNEHSSKSIQPKKEGIPILFSALHDSKLYANSPKFNTFPEHAGNRIHSKKSILKSSSKCRSQTEDLLLRTTGLSSRDIAQQCLKLGLLFEKRGWWTQMDVAMRSSKNIIQRREEGKNYFN, via the exons ATGAAGATTACAGCATTGTATAAACGCCACACATTTCCGATAACCATTGATCCAACAGACACCTTTAAAATTATAAGGCGCAAAATACGCATTGAAATATGCAACACGATAAATCTTTCGCACAAATGGGAGCTAAGGCTCTATTTGCACGGTGTTTTGATGCCTGATAACATTGTTGCCAATGATATCGGATTAAAATCAGGTGATAGGTTACACTGTCgtttcaaagaaaaaataagcaGCGAGTTGCTAGTGCTTGTGAAATATGATAAGCGAACTGTGGAGTTGCgagaaaaaatatgcttcgaaACAAGCACGGTGGAGCATCTACGTGTTCTTTTACAGAACAAGTTAGGCATTCCAGTAAGTCTATTCCGTTTAGTACAAGTAAAAGAAAGTGTTCTTAATTTAAAAGAGCATAGAAGAGAACTCTTTGATATTCATACACTGAAGCATTACGATATAACTGAAGGTGATATTATACATTTGGAGGTGTGGAAGAACACTAAAAGCTTTCTGATTGGTGCATTAAAAGGGGATATTATACAAACATTGAATAGCATTCCTAGTTACTACGATAACTCAGATTTAAACAGATATCTACTCAGAGTAGCATTGTTCATAGCAGCTCACAAAAATTTCGCGAAGTTGGCAGTTCAAATCATGCAGCGTGGCATAAG ATGCGAAGAAGCAGTGGGAGAGCATCCCTCCAGACAATGGTGTGTGCGACAGTCTCATCCTGAGGTGCATAAAACTGCAGTGCATCAAGCAGCTGAACAAGGGAGTTTGGACTGTTTACAACTTTTCCTACGCCATAGCCCAGCGTCCGTAATAAAACAAGATGGTTACAAGTTAACTCCGTCTAACTTAGCGTCACTTCATCGTAAAATGGAATGCTGGAAACTTCTGATCAGTTCACAGTTCATGTACTACAAAATCAGAGGAATCCGGTTAACAGTGTATGCCAGAATTATGCAGTGGTGCTACAAAGCACGAGAAAGAATTATGTGTTTTAAGGGCCAACCTTTATTTTTGCAGTCAAATCTCAAGAATCCAAATCGTGTTGTCTTAGGAAATGCTTTAACGGTTAATGGTGTGGAATGTGATAGTTTTGACAGTATGTGTGACGACTGTACAAAATTGCCTGCTAAAGTCAACAAGAAATCACGTGACACACACGTACCAGTTGTAAAGAGAAGTGAGGAAATGCTCAAATTTCCTTCTAGGAAAATATCTGTCCGGCAATTCAATTTAAACAAGTCTTTAAGGATATCCTCACCGCCTATCAAGTCAGATCAATGGAAGGTTCCAATTACAGCTAAAATAGTTAGAAATGAACACAGCAGTAAAAGCATCCAGCCTAAAAAAGAGGGAATACCAATCTTATTCTCCGCTCTGCATGATTCTAAATTGTATGCGAATTCTCCAAAGTTCAATACTTTTCCAGAACACGCCGGCAATCGTATTCATTCTAAGAAGAGCATTTTGAAATCATCCTCAAAATGTAGGAGCCAAACTGAAGATTTACTTTTACGCACTACCGGATTGTCTTCACGCGACATAGCACAACAGTGTTTAAAGCTTGGTCTCTTGTTTGAGAAAAGAGGATGGTGGACGCAAATGGATGTTGCTATGAGAAGCAGCAAAAACATAATTCAAAGAAGAGAAGAaggaaaaaactattttaattaa
- the LOC130628577 gene encoding cyclin-dependent kinases regulatory subunit-like: MSHQIYYSDKYTDEHYEYRHVLLPKQLAKLVPQSRLMTEAEWRKLGVTQSRGWVHYLYHAPEPNILCFRRSLDYVQNTRQN; the protein is encoded by the exons ATGTCTCACCAAATATATTATTCGGATAAATATACAGATGAGCACTACGAATACAG GCATGTTTTGCTACCGAAACAATTAGCTAAGCTTGTTCCACAATCAAGATTGATGACTGAAGCGGAATGGAGAAAGCTGGGCGTGACGCAGTCAAGAGGATGGGTTCATTATTTATACCATGCACCAG AACCAAACATATTGTGCTTCAGGAGATCATTGGATTATGTTCAAAACACAAGGCAAAATTAA